A window of Limanda limanda chromosome 4, fLimLim1.1, whole genome shotgun sequence genomic DNA:
ATGCAGCTACTGGCCGGAGCTAAGATCATCGAAGTCGGAGACACACCAAAGGACAGAGCCCTCTTCAATGGAGCtcagaaatgtaaatatactCTCATCATTtgtaaaaacttgttttttactATGATATTCATGGACTAATGTTAGTTAATGATTTTCAGTGTTTGGAATGATCATCACCATTGGTCAGGCCATCGTATATGTAATGACCGGCATGTATGGAGATCCCTCAGAGATGGGAGCTGGAATCTGTTTGCTCATCATCATTCAGGTGAGAACCAATCCAGGAGCCCTTTGGCTATCTTatgcatttcaaataaaaatattataatgtGATAACAGAGCATTAAAAAACTAAGATTTGGATCATGACTACATTTTCGTTTTATGTCTTTTTCAAATGATGTTAGCTTAGATCAATTCAGCTTGTGTTTCCCAAATGTTAGATTAATTGAGTTGTCTCACAAAGTAAAATGTGTTCCAGTATAACTTTGTATTCCTTTAAAGGGCAGACACAAATTAGATTCGGTTATTAGAACATATGGTTCTCAGAATCAGCGACTGCGACTCCAAAAAAAGTGAATAACTGGATTAGTGAAACAGTTTCACGTGTCTCTCGACTGACTGTATCTATggtgtcttcttcttcagctgttTGTAGCTGGGCtcattgtgctgctgctggatgagtTGCTCCAAAAGGGTTACGGTCTTGGCTCAGGAATCTCACTGTTCATTGCCACCAACATCTGTGAGACGATCGTCTGGAAGGCCTTCAGCCCCACAACCGTGAACACTGGAAGAGGTAACAGGCCACAAAGTGGTTGTAAATATTTGCGATATTTAAAAGCCACCCTAGTCATTAATGCCAACCTGCTGCTATACTGCAATCTGCAAAAATGTGACTCTCGTTTGTGACTTGTGTTTTCTAGGAACCGAGTTTGAGGGAGCCATCATTGCTCTTTTCCATCTGCTGGCGACTCGCACAGACAAAGTGCGCGCTCTGAGAGAAGCGTTCTACAGACAAAATCTGCCAAACCTCATGAACCTCCTCGCCACAGTATTCGTCTTTGCTGTAGTGATATACTTTCAGGTGAGACACTGATATACCTTTTGTGCTATAAacctgcttctgttttttaaaaggtgAAGAATTTAGTAACATATTCAGGAAATACTCACGGTTCAGATACTCACTGCTCTCCTAcacattttccttttgtcaAAGGGATTCAGGGTGGATCTGCCCATCAAGTCCGCTCGCTACCGTGGCCAGTACAACACCTACCCCATCAAGCTCTTCTACACCTCCAACATACCCATCATCTTGCAGTCTGCTCTGGTCTCCAACTTATACGTTATCTCCCAGATGCTCTCCACACGTTTTAGTGGCAATTTCCTGGTTAATTTGCTTGGAACTTGGTCTGTAAGTATACATTTAATCTGAGCTTTTTACACACAAGTTTCTGTTCAGTTTCTTAAAAAATGACTCCATAATTACTTGACTGTCTTACAGTTACTAGCTTCCGTGACCTCATATTCTGCCCATTAAAgcatgtatttcttttattttctcatgttTATAGGACGCAACGTCAAGTGGCCCAGCCCGTGCCTATCCTGTGGCTGGTCTCTGTTACTACCTCTCCCCACCGGAGTCGTTCGGCTCAGTTCTAGACGACCCGGTTCACGCGGCCATCTACATCGTCTTCATGCTCGGCTCATGTGCATTTTTCTCCAAAACCTGGATTGAAGTCTCTGGCTCCTCTGCTAAAGATGTAAGTTGTAGCTCTTACTGAATAGTTGATGGTGTTGACAGTCCATTCCAAACAGACTGCTTCAAAGCTCTGATCTTTATGTTCAACTAGGTGGCAAAAcagctgaaggagcagcagatgGTGATGAGGGGACACAGAGAAACCTCCATGGTGCATGAACTGAACAGGTAAAATCTAAAATCTTAGTCttatacaaatgtatttttgctTTCACACCTCATTAGCTGCATTAACCACACATGGAACAAATGTATCAGGTAGAATGGTTATAAGCCATCATCATGAATTTACATGATCTAATCCGCTGTCTCATTACAAAGAAATAGagtaaaataaaaccattcaCAGAAAAGCGCTTTGCAGGCAATAGTCCAACACAATACGTATCATGCACAGATCCATCACACCTTTACCATCATCATGAATCATgtaacttattttatttatatattaaatattttattgatttatttaggtattatataatataattgaaCAACATGCTTGTTTCACATTGTTAATAATAACCACCTGTAAGGTGTAAGCACCTGTAACTACTTACTGTGTTTTTCAAACTAGATTCcggaagaaataaaataaataataaataaatgtagaaataacaaTAGACCTTTTAATGAACAGCATGGTTGTAATAATTGAAATGCATGATGGGATTTTCTTTGAAATTATCTTCTACAAGATTTAGTTAGTTGTTTGAGAGCTATGTGTAAACATGTCAAAGCTTGAGCTACAAGCTAATTCGAGGTAGTGCACCGTTCCAAGAATGCAACTTCTTATTACTGATGTTCCCTCAGTTCTCTGCAAATTCCTCATTTTGGTGTGTATCTACACAATTTAAAAGAATAGTTCAATATTTTGGAAACTGCTTTTGTCCAGGATTACTATTTCTCTATCCAGCTGCTGTATCTTCATATTTAAGAGACATACATGAGGTTTTCCTCATTTAACTCTCAGCAAGGACTCTAGTAATACCAAAATGTCAATCACAATCATCAGAAATGTATTAAATAGCCTTTGTTGTGTATTAATATTGTCACACTCCTGTTGTTGCATTCTAGGTACATTCCTACGGCTGCTGCCTTTGGTGGACTGTGTATCGGTGGTTTATCGGTGATGGCGGATTTCCTCGGAGCCATTGGCTCTGGCACCGGTATCCTGCTGGCTGTCACCATCATCTATCAGTACTTTGAGATCTTTGTTAAAGAACAGAGCGAAATGGGCAGCATGGGGGCCCTGTTCTTGTAGAGAAGCCAATATCCTCTCACCTTCAACCAACTTTTTATTAGGACGATCAACCTTGCAATATTTTTTCCATCCATGTGAAGCGCCTCCATCGTCAGCTCTCCAGTTGCAGGATAGTGCTTGAGGAACCTCCTTAGGAATCTCGGTTGAAACAGGACGTTGGTACAACTCCACAGCTTGTTGCTCCCTTTACATATCTTCCAACGTATCttctcaacaaaacaaaaaagacatttcagttGTATTTCATCAGGTTTTCTAACTGACTCGAGATCAAAGCCCTCCATGTTTCTTGTTAAGGCTTCATTTGGGTATCAAATGAAGTCCTGTGGGAGTTTGGTTCTTATTTCAGAGCGACGTGAGCGCTTCAGTATGCAGGCACACTCGACTTGGAGGATGTCGATCAACTGCCTGCTGTGTGCGTACAAGCCACGCTACCATCTGCTTCATGTTAATTTagttttcacttttactctcaactttattttatttttctcttgacCTGTCACTCGGGTAAAAGTGTGGAAGAGAACTGAACTGTCAGACTGTTGTGTACTGTACATTTTTCTGTGACTCTGTTTTAGGTTTTATTTGAACAGGGTCTTGTAAGAAGAGGATGTGAAGCTCATATTGGGCTCCAGCTGTCAAATGAAACTGTTCATCGTATGACTGTGAACAGTCATACGATGAACCATTCATGTCTTAATGTATGGCATTCCCAGGGAGCTGCAGTATTAACACACGTCACATTCACTCTTGTTacccatgttttgttttgatttttaattgtttgctttaagcATTCTTTAATTAATCACTTTTTCCGACGCaacatattattatttctgtacATAGGCCATGCATTGAAAAAATGTTGAGTTCGTATTAAGTGTAAGATAAAGTCTtttgaatatgtaaaaaataaacacatttcagaacaaacttatataaaaacaaaatttgtGGATCAAGACTTTTACTTATTATACATTGCTTAAGTTGTGTCTCCTATTACTATGACACAGTTGATACCTTGACACATTTTGATGTTTCCAGGCTCTGTTGAACACAGCTCAAAATACATGGAGGTACTTTATGTTTTTTGACtagaagaacattttatttctgGTGCTATTGACTCAATACAATAGGTCAGTTATGAATTTGGGCACAACAAATagactatttaaaaaaactatttgtcTTGGTGATCACAATTGAATACTATCTggtattttatttcaatatatatattgtccCATTAATTGTGATCTGAAGTACATGAGAACACTTTTTTGTGAAATTCAGGAGTCATTTGAGTGACAtgttaattcatgtttttatcatgtatcctgtgatttattttttatagattATAATCACCTGCCTCTAAATTGAACTGGAGTGGTAATAAATCAATTTGATTCAATTGAATTAACTAGCAACTGTATTCAGATTATCAGAATTGCTACAGTCATTTTTTTAAAGCGATAATGTTTAGCATTAGTTGGTTCCAACTCCTTGAATATCAAGACCTttgatgcttttctttgtcatttttgaCAGTATTTGAGTATCTGTGGGTGTCAAACTTTCTGACTAAACAGGAGATTTTAGggtgttaacttgaccttcaCTCtagtttctgacattttatagacCCAAAATGTACTTGGATAGATGATCATCTGAATagtcaataatgaaaataatgtttaGTTGCATtgttaaacattattttttaaaacattggtGACAGGCTTATTGTTTTGGATACTTCTACATTTTTCCTCCTTATTCTCgttagaaatataaatattgtatttataacAGAAGCTATTCATAATGTAAATGCCTCTTTTCAAGAATACCCTGTGCTTCAATTTCTTAAAGAAACTGTTGAACTAAAAACATCATATTGCAAGAAAGGagctgcacaaaaaaaaaaagaattctgtTTTCCGTATCATCTTTTGAAAGACTGTTCTGACTAGTTTGGCCTGTGGGAGGCAGCAGTGCGCCAAGGAAACGTCAGCGGAAAACGAAGAGATGAAGAAGGTGAAACAACACGAAACTCAAACAATTACAATAAGAAAAtttataataaagataataaaagcAATAGACATCACAAGCTTTTTAAGATGTGTCTTAAGAAGGCTCTGTCTCCATAAGCTTTCCAGCCTATACTTTGATTTGGttagtgagacacacacaaaaaaaagcttAGGAAATAGAGAAGAAATGTATATAATAAACAGCAACTCACGTTTTTGGCTATCGACCTGtcacagtaaaaaacaaaagacgTATTTGAGGAGTGAGGAGATGATTCTGTACTCAGGGAAATTAGGGAATCTTgtggagtttaaaaaaaaacatgcttaacctttcctcctctttcataGATTTGATCCTAGATCTGACTCCTCTCAGCGGGGACATCAACTGGAACTTACCTCATCTGCATGGAATAATCAGTGGTCCTTGTGTGAGGAAATTTAAGGACACCGTCTCCATTTCTATCATGATAAAGAAGGTTCCTGACTGTCTAGGGCAGATCTACCCACATGAAGATGAGAAGGAAACCAAATCTAGAGAGTTCAGTGTCAAGCTAGTAATGAGCCTTCACAGAACAATGACTTTTGTCTTGCTGTTATTGTTAAAAGGAAGGAAAACGCTTTTTCAGAATTGGTTTTATTTACTCTCAGAGTCTGGAGAAGTGTGCTTGTTCTGTCCTGCACCACAGTGAGTgccagaaaaactgaaaagcagAGTAGCAGCATTTTACATGATAGCTGTTGACCTGTCCAAAGGTTCTGGCATGCATTTTTGTTTAACTGAGTTACATGTCTGACcatcaggggtcagaggtctgTGGTGTTTTTCCAGTGAAGCATGTGCCGCCTCGAACTACCTCAGAGATCAATTATTACCAAACACACTTTTCTACCAGAGCTGTGCTATTGGTGGATTGTGGAGGGCAAAGACTACCAAAAAGCCAATGGGGCTGGAAGGCAAAGAGGGATCGCCCTCAAATCCTGACAAGATCAcagttttcctcttctctctctcatttgcTGTTAGGGTGAGAGCTGCCTGATTTCTGTCTCCAGTTCTGAGCAGTCGAAACGAGCCACCAGGATGTCAGATTTAAAGGAGCTATGCAGTGGTTTACCTCTGGACCCTTTGCCACCTAACCGGGGAAGAGACCCCAATGTGCCACATGCACCCATCCGCACCCCGAACctcacagcagaggaggagcgggTGAGTTTTCTGTGCATCCACCATTTTCTTATCTTTGCTAGTAGTAATCCAGATGCACTTAATGATATGATGCCTTTTGTGTGGACAACAGTGCGAgtgtaacattttatttgacgCACTCAACACCCCTCATGGTTTATATAACCTCGATAATGGCTACATCTCATTTTGTGTCTGATCTCAGTCACTTttgaattattataattattattgtcatgAGAGATACTTTTTTGCTGTCAGGATTACATTTCCTAGCGGGCTGAATGTGGCCCAGAGGCCTGTGGTTCTTCATGCTTGTCTTACTCACACACCTAAATGCAACCAAGCTGTCATTGATGTTTGTTATAATACACCCTTTAAGAATAAGTCAAAAATGTTTCTGTGAAGAAAAGTTTGGATCGATATGAAACACACTatcagaaagaaaaggaggctACTAGTGACAGTGTCATGAAGTGACCTGGGATCTGAACAGGGCTGCAGCTCACTGTTAAATCAGACTGTTAACTCTGTTATAAAATTATCAGATACAAGAAACACCATTATGCCACACTGTGTACTCTGTCTGATTGCATCATCACAGTTTGCTCATGGGCTGCCTGAAAAATGGATTATTCTCCAAGGTCCTCAACTGATTTCACAAACTCAGAGTAAAGGCCTCAGTCAATAATTAAGAGAGATACAGGGAGTTTTGTTTGACCCTCTATGTATTTTAGgaagaacaaagaaaaagtcAAGTTCCTCTCATCTGTCTGACTTTGGAAGGACAGCAACAATTAGACTATTGACCTTATtctaaaaaatatttcattttcatttttatattttcatgagtTGCAAGTACAATATTCTGTTCATTCtcacaaaatgctgtgaaaactctATTAGGAGGTTATAAATGAATATGACGAAGATCACATGTCTTCATTTGATTATTGCTTATCCCGTGTGAAGCTTTTGTGTGGGTTAAGGGTAATCTGTTTAGATCACAGTGATTTATTCCGATTATTAATATTGCTGCCTTTGTTAACATTGGCACTGAGCTCCCTAATCTACTGTACATGCCTCTTCCCTGTAGTTGGCGTTGAGAAACGCGCTGCGttattttcctccctctcaccaCGAAACTCTCGCAGCTGAATTTGCTCAAGAGCTGCGGCAGTATGGACACATCTACATGTACCGCTTCTACCCCACGTTACGCATGAGGTAAGGCAACCTGAGAATGAGAGCCTGACTTATGGGCTCTTTGATAAATATATTAGTTGGTATTTATTGTACACTTAACAATATACAGAGATCTGAAATTCATCCTTCTGGTTAATAATGGTCTGTGACACAGGAATGTCCAGAGGCACAGAACAGTTTCAAATATGAGACAGTTGAGACAGATAgagcaaatacaaaatgtgaTCAGAAAAGTTTGTAAACCTAGATCAGATCATTCAAAAATGAAGAATAACTAGAATGACTCTCAGTGAAGCAagtacctccaccaaggcccaacagtcctttTGAATTCTGTTAAAGATATACAGAACGTTGtattgatattgatttttttctcatgATGGCTTTGTCTAGCTTCTTTATTCAACCATAGTCACGGTGTCaattctgtctgtttcctcaggGCGTACCCCATAGATCAGTACCCGTGCCGCACACGTCAGGCAGCCTCTATAATGTTGATGATCATGAATAACCTGGACCCAGCTGTTGCTCAGGTGAGCCTCGTCCACTTCTTGTACAAATATAGTCAAGTTCAATTTGATGGATCGTTTTACTCcttaaatgtgttgtgtttttctgtattgTTCAGTTTCCCCAGGAGCTTGTCACCTATGGAGGCAACGGACAGGTGTTTAGTAACTGGGCCCAGGTAAGTCCTGAAGCCATGCGTGATTTTCCTTCTAAATAGATGCAGGTTAAtgatttgtgcgtgtgtgtgtgtgtgcagttacGCCTGGTGTTGCATTACCTGAGCGAGATGACAGAGGAGCAAACTCTCGTCATGTACAGCGGTCACCCCATGGGCCTGTTTCCCAGCCTGCCCTCGTCACCTCGAGCCATCATCACCAACGGCATGGTAACTCTGCACCACATACATCTGACTCCAGAAcgtgactcactgactgacaaAGAGTTCACTCATTCTCTTGTGCTTAACACAGGTTGTTCCAAATTACTCCTCCAGAGACCAGTATGAGAAGATGTTTGCTCTCGGAGTTTCAATGTAAGTTTTAAAGGTGCATTTCAGCTGCTGGTTTCTATTTGTTATTGGGTAGAGTGAGGATTATATCAACCACCTTTCCATATGGAGCCTATTATGAGCAGACAATAAACTGAACTTTTATTGTCTAATTTCAGGTACGGTCAAATGACAGCAGGCAGCTACTGCTACATTGGACCTCAAGGGATTGTTCATGGCACACTGGTTTGTGAAATTATGAAAAGTTAATGTGcaaacactttgaaaatatggaTTACTCTAGGAGGATATATTATCACAGTGTCACCACCAGGGTTGTCACCATACCATAATTTTATACTTCTATAATAAAACGATACATTTGACAAACTTAGGTGTCTCAAGATAATAACAAAACTCTTAAAAAAGATattattaattttctttttttttagacatttttctCGCAGCTCATATACATCCGTTTTCTGCAATGACTTGTCAAGAGTCCAAAAGTTGAAGAGCCATTGCTTGTAATCATAACAGTTGATGAAGATAAATATAGTTTGTAGTTCCTcttataaatgttt
This region includes:
- the LOC132999995 gene encoding protein transport protein Sec61 subunit alpha-like, which gives rise to MGIKFLEVIKPFCAVLPEIQKPERKIQFREKVLWTAITLFIFLVCCQIPLFGIMSSDSADPFYWMRVILASNRGTLMELGISPIVTSGLIMQLLAGAKIIEVGDTPKDRALFNGAQKLFGMIITIGQAIVYVMTGMYGDPSEMGAGICLLIIIQLFVAGLIVLLLDELLQKGYGLGSGISLFIATNICETIVWKAFSPTTVNTGRGTEFEGAIIALFHLLATRTDKVRALREAFYRQNLPNLMNLLATVFVFAVVIYFQGFRVDLPIKSARYRGQYNTYPIKLFYTSNIPIILQSALVSNLYVISQMLSTRFSGNFLVNLLGTWSDATSSGPARAYPVAGLCYYLSPPESFGSVLDDPVHAAIYIVFMLGSCAFFSKTWIEVSGSSAKDVAKQLKEQQMVMRGHRETSMVHELNRYIPTAAAFGGLCIGGLSVMADFLGAIGSGTGILLAVTIIYQYFEIFVKEQSEMGSMGALFL